In Chryseobacterium shigense, the following proteins share a genomic window:
- the dnaG gene encoding DNA primase — protein MISKQTIDKIFSTIRVEEIVGEYVQLKRAGSNFKGLSPFHEEKSPSFVVSPSKQIWKDFSTGKGGTAISFLMEIENFTYPEALRHAAKKYGIEIEEDQREFSEEAKHAQTEKDQLYKIHEVANSYYQDILWDSEEGKSIGLAYFRERELKDDIIKKFQLGYSAEKKNAFTVYAEEKGYSKEILEKSGLSIFPENTPAGIDRFRERVIFPIHSFSGRVLGFGARILKNNVKTAKYLNSPETEIYHKSNVLYGLNQSKQAISRKNICLLVEGYMDVIALHMAGIENVVASSGTSLTTEQIKLIKRLTENVTILFDGDNAGIKASFRSIDMLLTEGMNIRVLLFPDGDDPDSFSRKHPQEYVEKFIENEAKDFIDFKAEILLREVGNDPIKKAEAIRDIVKSVGFVQNALKREVYLKEVSNKFGLSEQSLFNELDVQKQITQNQHQHVQQQKEKVQPKLEIVPLDEEKEDPYLYDVLFMESKLVDHMLMFGDIVLKRTNEKNEEYQITVIEEILLHFEEEQYSFLVKGNEIIINQVKEGIQKEELRSGNFFVTFMDEEISSKVVDALMPLDELENWGSRNIYPPNYGDKIAEQVQGDVLLHKYRYIDYLIKETARQLDQYSGTDEVKYYELIKKITLLKQASIRLSDIIEYSPIKGIYIDRKR, from the coding sequence ATGATTTCCAAGCAGACCATAGATAAGATTTTCTCAACGATACGGGTAGAAGAAATTGTAGGAGAGTACGTTCAGCTTAAAAGAGCAGGGTCTAATTTCAAAGGGCTCAGTCCTTTTCATGAAGAAAAATCTCCGAGTTTTGTCGTTTCACCAAGCAAGCAGATCTGGAAAGATTTCTCAACAGGAAAAGGAGGTACCGCCATTTCTTTTTTAATGGAGATCGAAAATTTTACTTATCCGGAAGCCCTTCGTCATGCTGCCAAAAAATACGGAATCGAGATTGAAGAAGATCAGCGTGAATTTTCTGAAGAAGCAAAACATGCCCAGACCGAAAAAGACCAGCTGTATAAAATTCATGAGGTTGCCAACTCTTATTATCAGGATATTCTTTGGGATTCGGAAGAGGGGAAAAGCATTGGTCTGGCTTATTTCCGGGAACGTGAGCTTAAGGATGATATCATAAAGAAATTCCAGCTGGGATATTCGGCGGAAAAGAAAAATGCCTTTACTGTTTATGCCGAAGAAAAAGGATATTCCAAGGAAATTCTTGAAAAATCCGGCCTTTCCATATTCCCTGAAAATACACCCGCCGGTATAGACCGTTTCCGTGAAAGGGTTATTTTCCCGATCCACAGTTTTTCAGGAAGGGTTTTGGGTTTCGGGGCCAGGATTCTTAAAAATAATGTAAAGACCGCCAAATACCTGAACTCTCCGGAAACGGAAATTTATCATAAATCTAATGTACTTTACGGTTTAAACCAGAGTAAGCAGGCCATTTCCAGAAAAAATATCTGTCTTCTTGTGGAAGGTTATATGGATGTTATAGCACTTCATATGGCCGGAATCGAAAATGTGGTAGCCAGTTCCGGAACATCCTTGACAACAGAGCAGATCAAATTGATCAAAAGACTTACAGAAAATGTAACGATTCTTTTCGATGGTGATAATGCAGGAATCAAAGCCAGTTTCAGAAGTATCGACATGCTTCTGACCGAAGGAATGAATATCCGTGTCCTGCTGTTTCCTGATGGTGACGACCCGGATTCCTTTTCCAGGAAACATCCGCAGGAATATGTTGAAAAATTCATTGAAAATGAGGCAAAAGATTTCATTGATTTTAAGGCTGAAATTCTTTTAAGGGAAGTTGGAAACGACCCGATTAAAAAAGCTGAAGCCATCCGGGATATTGTAAAATCCGTAGGTTTTGTTCAGAATGCCTTGAAGAGGGAAGTTTACCTGAAAGAGGTTTCCAATAAATTCGGCTTATCCGAGCAGAGTCTTTTCAATGAGCTTGATGTTCAGAAGCAGATCACACAGAATCAGCATCAACATGTTCAGCAGCAGAAAGAAAAAGTTCAGCCAAAACTTGAAATCGTACCGTTAGATGAGGAGAAAGAAGATCCTTACCTGTATGATGTGCTGTTCATGGAGAGCAAACTTGTGGATCATATGCTGATGTTTGGAGATATCGTGCTGAAAAGAACAAATGAAAAGAACGAAGAATACCAGATCACAGTTATTGAAGAAATCCTGCTGCATTTTGAAGAAGAGCAGTACAGCTTTTTGGTAAAAGGCAATGAGATTATCATTAACCAGGTGAAAGAAGGCATTCAAAAAGAAGAGCTGAGAAGCGGGAATTTCTTTGTGACTTTTATGGATGAAGAGATCAGTTCGAAGGTTGTAGATGCTTTAATGCCTCTGGACGAACTGGAAAACTGGGGTTCCCGAAATATTTATCCTCCCAATTACGGCGATAAAATAGCAGAACAGGTACAGGGTGACGTACTTTTGCATAAATACAGATATATTGATTACCTGATTAAGGAAACAGCAAGACAGCTGGATCAATACAGTGGCACTGATGAGGTAAAATATTATGAACTGATCAAAAAGATCACCCTATTGAAACAGGCTTCCATCAGACTGAGCGATATTATTGAATATTCACCGATCAAAGGGATCTATATCGACAGGAAAAGATAA
- the clpP gene encoding ATP-dependent Clp endopeptidase proteolytic subunit ClpP, with protein sequence MDIKKDFRDFSVKHLGNSGLATDQYMGMYGPTNLTPYIMEERRLNVAQMDVFSRLMMDRIIFLGTGIDDQVANIVTAQLLFLESADPSKDIQIYINSPGGSVYAGLGIYDTMQIIKPDVATICTGIAASMGAVLLVAGEKGKRSALKHSRVMIHQPSGGAQGVASDMEINLREMLKLKKELYDIIAQHSGQTYDWVEKASDRDYWMTSEEAKGYGMVDEVLQRSTEKK encoded by the coding sequence ATGGACATTAAAAAAGACTTCAGAGATTTCTCTGTAAAACATTTAGGAAACAGCGGTCTGGCTACCGATCAGTATATGGGAATGTACGGCCCAACAAACCTTACACCATATATCATGGAAGAAAGAAGATTGAACGTTGCACAGATGGACGTATTTTCACGTCTGATGATGGACAGGATTATCTTCTTAGGAACAGGAATCGACGATCAGGTTGCCAATATCGTAACAGCACAGCTTTTATTCCTGGAAAGTGCTGATCCTTCTAAAGATATCCAGATCTACATCAACTCTCCAGGAGGTAGCGTTTATGCAGGCTTAGGGATCTATGACACTATGCAGATCATCAAGCCGGACGTAGCAACCATTTGTACTGGTATTGCAGCTTCAATGGGAGCAGTTCTACTGGTAGCAGGAGAAAAAGGAAAACGTTCTGCACTTAAGCATTCAAGAGTAATGATTCACCAGCCTTCAGGAGGTGCTCAAGGGGTTGCTTCTGATATGGAGATCAACCTGAGAGAGATGTTAAAGCTTAAAAAAGAGCTGTATGACATTATTGCCCAGCATTCAGGCCAAACCTACGACTGGGTTGAGAAAGCTTCAGACAGAGATTACTGGATGACTTCTGAAGAAGCAAAAGGCTACGGAATGGTAGACGAAGTTTTACAGAGATCCACAGAGAAAAAATAA
- the tpiA gene encoding triose-phosphate isomerase, translated as MRRKIVAGNWKMNKNVIDAQQLMIQLLSYKNSNTTNCEVWIAPPSLYLMMAKDIFEKDEIGVFSQDMSEHESGAYTGEISADMLESIDATGSLIGHSERRQYHGETDSHCNRKIKLALDKGLIPVYCNGETLEQRKAGQHFEVVKNQTEVALFTLSAEEIKKVVIAYEPVWAIGTGETATPEQAQEIHAHIRSIIAAKYGQEVADEVSILYGGSVKPDNAKEIFSQLDIDGGLIGGAALKLEDFSKIIEGFNS; from the coding sequence ATGAGAAGAAAAATAGTTGCAGGAAACTGGAAAATGAATAAAAATGTCATTGACGCACAACAGTTGATGATTCAATTACTAAGCTATAAAAATAGCAACACCACTAACTGCGAAGTATGGATTGCACCGCCTTCTTTATATTTAATGATGGCTAAAGATATCTTCGAAAAAGATGAAATCGGTGTATTTTCCCAGGACATGAGCGAGCATGAAAGCGGTGCCTATACCGGTGAAATTTCAGCCGATATGCTTGAGTCTATTGATGCTACCGGTTCACTGATCGGGCATTCGGAAAGAAGACAGTATCACGGTGAAACGGATTCTCACTGCAACAGAAAGATCAAATTAGCTCTTGATAAAGGCCTGATCCCTGTTTACTGTAACGGCGAAACCCTTGAGCAGAGAAAAGCAGGGCAGCATTTTGAAGTAGTGAAAAACCAGACTGAGGTGGCTCTTTTCACCCTTTCTGCTGAAGAAATCAAGAAAGTGGTTATTGCTTATGAGCCGGTTTGGGCCATCGGAACAGGGGAAACGGCTACTCCGGAACAGGCTCAGGAGATTCATGCACATATCAGAAGCATCATTGCTGCAAAATACGGACAGGAAGTGGCTGACGAAGTTTCTATCCTTTACGGAGGTTCTGTGAAGCCGGATAATGCCAAAGAGATTTTCTCCCAGCTTGATATTGACGGTGGACTGATCGGAGGTGCAGCTTTAAAACTGGAGGATTTTTCTAAAATTATTGAGGGATTCAATTCATAG
- a CDS encoding TerB family tellurite resistance protein yields MQKSNKSIAGYHLLMILSSVDGEFAPEEGMLVQQYMADEFPFRMNLDNELETLALLQAEEWKDHFEFHARCFHDDSTEDERVKFAEFAKTLIKADNKVTDEEHTFYKLLKNLWNLA; encoded by the coding sequence ATGCAAAAATCAAATAAATCAATCGCCGGTTATCATCTTTTAATGATTCTTTCTTCCGTAGACGGAGAGTTTGCTCCTGAGGAAGGAATGCTGGTTCAACAATATATGGCTGATGAATTTCCTTTCAGAATGAATCTTGACAATGAGCTGGAAACCCTGGCTCTTTTACAGGCCGAGGAATGGAAGGATCATTTTGAATTTCATGCGAGATGCTTCCACGATGATTCTACGGAGGATGAACGTGTGAAGTTTGCAGAATTCGCTAAAACATTAATTAAAGCTGATAATAAGGTGACTGATGAGGAACATACTTTCTACAAGCTTTTGAAAAATCTGTGGAATCTGGCATAA
- a CDS encoding BT_3928 family protein has protein sequence MVKGLLRFIIAVIFILSGFVKALDLVGFSFKMEEYFAPPVFNMPFLEKFALLFSVIVVVLELFLGFMLLLKLKLKFTLSALIALCIFFGFLTFYSAYFNVVTDCGCFGDAVKFTPWQSFIKDIVLLAGLVILFILYRKEFSKKDTYGGTTKESGSKIRYSILGLFSLIMIYIMAQGIMHEPLIDFRDYKIGTNIKAEKEKINKNPSEYKTFYSLKNQKTGEVLKVNQDDYIKETKYWSEGSPWKIEEGKNESVLTKEGYKSEIVKFKIEDPTGLELTDEIINAPKAILVFSYHPKEVSADLFQKVEAKVNAQKGAVIYGVSTDPNTFKTIKNAMMDGTAIKTIARSNPFVLVLEKGKIVDKQPAKDYID, from the coding sequence ATGGTCAAAGGTTTATTACGCTTTATTATTGCTGTTATCTTCATTCTTTCAGGCTTTGTTAAGGCTTTGGATCTGGTAGGATTTTCTTTCAAAATGGAAGAATATTTTGCTCCCCCGGTTTTCAATATGCCGTTCCTGGAAAAGTTTGCGCTTCTGTTTTCAGTCATTGTAGTTGTGCTGGAGCTTTTCTTAGGATTTATGCTGCTGTTGAAGCTGAAACTGAAGTTTACCCTTTCGGCGTTAATTGCCCTTTGTATCTTTTTTGGATTCCTTACTTTCTATTCTGCCTATTTCAATGTGGTGACGGATTGCGGATGTTTCGGAGATGCCGTGAAGTTTACTCCCTGGCAGAGTTTTATCAAAGATATTGTGCTTCTTGCCGGTCTTGTTATCCTGTTTATCCTTTACAGAAAGGAATTCAGTAAAAAAGATACTTATGGCGGTACAACAAAAGAGTCTGGCAGTAAAATAAGATATTCTATTTTAGGGCTTTTCTCACTGATCATGATTTACATTATGGCTCAAGGCATTATGCATGAACCATTGATTGATTTCCGTGATTATAAGATCGGGACCAATATAAAGGCTGAAAAGGAAAAGATCAATAAAAATCCTTCTGAGTACAAGACTTTTTATTCGCTTAAAAATCAGAAAACAGGAGAAGTTTTAAAGGTGAACCAGGATGATTATATTAAGGAAACAAAATACTGGTCAGAAGGTTCCCCATGGAAAATAGAGGAAGGAAAGAATGAATCTGTCCTTACGAAAGAAGGTTATAAATCCGAGATCGTAAAATTCAAAATTGAAGATCCTACAGGGCTGGAACTTACAGATGAAATTATCAATGCACCCAAAGCAATCCTGGTTTTCTCTTATCATCCGAAAGAAGTTTCCGCTGATCTTTTTCAGAAAGTTGAAGCCAAGGTTAATGCTCAGAAAGGAGCTGTTATTTATGGTGTTTCTACGGATCCGAATACTTTTAAAACCATTAAAAATGCTATGATGGACGGAACTGCAATCAAAACGATAGCGAGAAGCAATCCGTTTGTGCTGGTATTGGAAAAGGGAAAAATTGTGGACAAACAGCCTGCGAAGGACTATATCGATTAG
- a CDS encoding DUF1599 domain-containing protein — MSKTSVQFGKVISECRDLFSKKLQDYGAAWRVLRPSSITDQIYIKVNRIRTLQMTDKKMVDESEEGEFIAIVNYSIIGLIQLEKGLSNDFNENKEEVLNLYDKYADEAQALMERKNHDYGEAWRDMRISSITDLIYQKVLRTKQIEDNQGQTIVSEGLDANYFDMLNYAVFCLIKFSEKENISEPQK; from the coding sequence ATGTCAAAAACATCAGTACAGTTCGGGAAAGTTATTAGTGAGTGCCGTGATCTGTTCAGCAAGAAATTACAAGATTATGGGGCTGCATGGAGGGTATTAAGACCCAGTTCCATTACGGATCAAATTTATATTAAAGTAAACAGAATCCGTACGCTTCAGATGACGGATAAAAAAATGGTGGATGAAAGTGAGGAGGGCGAATTTATTGCGATTGTGAACTATTCTATCATTGGCCTTATTCAGCTTGAAAAGGGACTTTCCAATGATTTTAATGAAAATAAGGAAGAGGTTTTAAATCTTTACGATAAATATGCTGATGAAGCCCAGGCTTTAATGGAAAGAAAGAACCACGACTACGGTGAGGCCTGGAGAGATATGAGAATTTCCTCCATCACTGATCTTATTTACCAGAAAGTTTTGAGAACGAAGCAGATTGAAGACAATCAAGGGCAAACTATTGTTTCTGAAGGGCTGGATGCCAACTATTTTGATATGCTGAATTATGCTGTTTTCTGCCTGATCAAGTTCTCTGAAAAAGAAAATATTTCCGAACCTCAAAAATAA
- the folP gene encoding dihydropteroate synthase, with protein MGILNLTPDSFSDGGKFNNEKSALEHAEKLLKDGAEIIDIGPQSTRPNAEFLNSKEEIERIGNVISRIKKEFPEALISLDTFYAETVKFGFNEGIDIINDISGGQYDDKMFDTAAETKLPYILMHVNPSYKTMHDKIKFEDITLEINRYFSGKTNELLEKGVKDIILDPGFGFGKTIEDQMKMIDETGYLGLSKFPLLIGISRKSFIYKPLGKSPLDINRETQKLHMKVLEQGAKILRVHDVAETAVTIGGFCEKNKKC; from the coding sequence ATGGGTATCCTCAATCTTACCCCGGATTCTTTTTCCGATGGAGGAAAATTCAATAATGAAAAATCAGCATTGGAGCATGCAGAAAAACTACTGAAAGATGGGGCAGAGATTATCGATATCGGGCCGCAATCTACCCGCCCGAATGCAGAATTTTTGAACAGTAAAGAAGAAATTGAGAGAATAGGAAACGTAATTTCCAGAATAAAAAAAGAATTTCCGGAAGCATTGATTTCCCTTGATACATTCTATGCGGAAACTGTAAAATTCGGATTTAATGAAGGTATCGATATCATCAACGATATTTCGGGAGGGCAGTATGATGACAAAATGTTTGACACTGCAGCTGAGACAAAACTTCCTTACATTCTCATGCATGTAAATCCCTCTTATAAAACCATGCACGATAAAATAAAATTCGAAGACATTACACTTGAGATCAACCGTTATTTTTCCGGAAAGACGAATGAACTCCTTGAAAAAGGGGTAAAAGATATCATTCTTGACCCCGGTTTTGGTTTCGGAAAAACAATAGAAGATCAGATGAAAATGATTGATGAAACCGGATATTTAGGTTTGAGCAAATTTCCCCTGTTGATAGGCATTTCCAGGAAATCATTCATCTATAAACCGCTTGGAAAATCTCCTTTGGATATCAACCGGGAAACTCAGAAACTTCATATGAAAGTGTTGGAACAGGGAGCCAAAATTTTAAGGGTACATGATGTAGCTGAAACAGCCGTAACAATCGGGGGATTTTGCGAAAAAAATAAAAAGTGTTAA